A region from the Tachyglossus aculeatus isolate mTacAcu1 chromosome 5, mTacAcu1.pri, whole genome shotgun sequence genome encodes:
- the FAM160B2 gene encoding protein FAM160B2, whose translation MLSRLGALLQEAVGAREPSIDLPEAFVEHWKGITHYYVETTDENTPAKETDIPWHLKQMLDILVFEEKQQPAAGEAGPCLEYLLQHKILETLCTLGKAEYPPGMRQQVYLFFSRVLAQLQHPLLHYLNVHRPVQKLLRLGGPAPDSPTEKEEVQFTTVLCTKIQEDPALLTYILEGKKMAVEKRATEAPARSQGEAAGPEAKSHSPGNPSDKAPDPGGENWEALASGPSFPGEHEEQSDGGRAENNLLISLFRLCESKKNRVALKAQENLLLLVKIAPPAAASYLVQISPLCQLVVGRLCRLHRAVPGSLDPADITSPERVSWRQPAAPSEEASFPGRENLTVFLEWFDYCDHLMREAQATVAAALAKAVAEKLLVETLQPQLLQMSERGILTSTALLTALLHQLQSPAMLQEMVVFLLGPVPQPGTPMDSPHPLCAHLISHCDHLSDEISIATLRLFEELLQKPHEQIVHSLLLRNLEARSYLARGLPEPESYEDNLELEEDSYFPDGFLGSGFQPSPRRLPTTSHLDGKTAVTEIVNSFLCLVPEEAKTSSFLEETGYDTYVHDAYGLFQECCALVAPWGWPPTPRPLEAPEPETPFSEGLFLHVLFDRMARILDQPYNLNLQVTSVLSRLALFPHPHIHEYLLDPYISLAPGCRSLFSVLVRVIGDLMQRLQRVSHFPGKLLLVRKQLMGQGPGEQLDHQMLLQGVVVLEEFCKELAAIAFVKFPPTLPM comes from the exons atGCTGAGCCGGCTCGGAGCGCTGCTGCAGGAGGCCGTGGGGGCG CGAGAACCCAGCATTGACCTCCCGGAGGCCTTTGTGGAGCACTGGAAGGGCATCACTCACTACTACGTCGAAACCACAG ATGAGAACACCCCAGCCAAGGAGACGGACATCCCGTGGCACCTGAAGCAGATGCTGGACATCCTGGtgtttgaggagaagcagcagccggCGGCCGGAGAGGCCGGGCCCTGTCTGGAGTACTTGCTGCAGCACAAGATACTGGAAACCCTGTGCACCTTGGGGAAGGCTGAG TACCCCCCAGGCATGCGGCAACAAGTGTACCTGTTCTTCAGCAGGGTCCTCGCCCAGCTCCAACATCCCCTATTACACTACCTCAATGTCCACCGGCCCGTTCAG aAACTCCTGAGGCTTGGGGGGCCTGCCCCCGACTCCCccacagaaaaggaggaggtacaGTTCACCACCGTCCTTTGCACCAAGATCCAAGAAGATCCAGCCCTGCTCACCTATATCCTGGAG GGCAAGAAGATGGCAGTGGAGAAGAGAGCCACTGAGGCACCCGCCCGTAGCCAGGGAGAGGCGGCTGGACCTGAGGCCAAGAGCCACTCTCCTGGAAACCCCTCCGATAAGGCCCCCGATCCAGGTGGGGAGAACTGGGAGGCCCTGGCCAGCGGCCCCAGTTTCCCCGGAGAACACGAAGAGCAGTCTGACGGTGGCAGAGCGGAGAATAATCTTCTCATCTCCCTGTTCAGACTGTGCGAGAGCAAG AAGAACCGGGTGGCCCTGAAGGCCCAGGAGAACCTGCTGCTCCTAGTGAAGATCGCCCCTCCAGCCGCTGCATCCTACCTCGTGCAGATCAGCCCTCTGTGCCAATTAGTGGTGGGACGCCTGTGCCGGCTGCACCGAGCCGTGCCCGGCAGCCTCGACCCTGCCGACATCACCAGTCCAGAGAGAGTCAGCTGGAG GCAGCCAGCCGCTCCCTCGGAAGAGGCCTCTTTTCCAGGCAGAGAGAACCTGACCGTCTTCTTGGAATGGTTCGATTACTGTGACCACCTTATGAGAGAGGCCCAGGCG ACTGTTGCAGCGGCCCTGGCGAAGGCCGTGGCGGAAAAGTTGTTGGTGGAAACACTACAACCCCAGCTCCTGCAGAT GTCAGAGAGGGGCATTCTCACCTCCACTGCCCTGCTGACAGCCCTGCTTCACCAGCTTCAATCCCCAGCCATGCTGCAAGAAATGGTGGTTTTCCTGCTGGGCCCCGTCCCACAGCCCGGAACCCCCATGGACAGCCCCCATCCACTGTGCGCCCACCTCATCAGTCACTGTGACCACCTCTCCGATGAG ATCAGTATAGCAACCCTGCGGCTATTTGAGGAGCTTTTGCAGAAGCCCCACGAGCAGATTGTCCACAGCCTCCTCCTGCGAAACCTGGAAGCTCGCAGCTATTTGGCTCGGGGTCTGCCGGAGCCTGAAAGCTATGAAGACAATCT GGAACTGGAAGAAGACTCCTACTTCCCGGACGGCTTCCTAGGCTCCGGCTTCCAACCCTCACCAAGGcgtctccccaccacctcccacctGGATGGCAAGACAGCAGTGACCGAAATTGTCAACAG cttcctctgcctggtcccagAGGAAGCCAAGACGTcatccttcctggaggagactggATATGACACCTACGTCCATGATGCTTATGGGCTG ttTCAGGAGTGCTGTGCTCTGGTGGCCCCCTGGGGTTGGCCCCCGACCCCCCGTCCCCTGGAAGCCCCTGAGCCGGAGACCCCCTTCTCCGAGGGACTCTTTCTCCACGTGCTCTTCGACCGGATGGCACGGATCTTGGACCAG CCGTACAACCTTAACCTGCAAGTGACCTCCGTCCTGTCACGCCTCGCcttgttcccccacccccacatccacGAGTACCTGCTGGACCCCTACATCAGCCTGGCCCCTGGCTGTAGGAGCCTCTTCTCCGTACTGGTGCGG GTGATAGGAGACCTAATGCAGAGGCTGCAGCGGGTGTCACACTTTCCGGGGAAACTGTTGCTAGTCAGGAAGCAGCTAATGGGCCAGGGGCCTGGTGAGCA GCTGGATCATCAGATGCTCCTGCAGGGTGTGGTGGTGCTGGAGGAGTTCTGCAAGGAGCTGGCTGCTATTGCCTTCGTCAAGTTCCCTCCCACGCTGCCCATGTGA